One genomic segment of Nocardioides cavernaquae includes these proteins:
- a CDS encoding MBL fold metallo-hydrolase, translated as MRAVIYSENGPSSVLSVVDRPDPEPGPGEVRVRVLRSGINPTDWKFRSRFPQPYDEIVPGQDGAGLVDAVGEGVDEFSVGDRVWLVLAQHGRAHGTAADHTVQPVERVFALPAGADFDLGASLGVPAITAHRALTCAQDGPTRLAPGALTDHVVLVAGGAGAVGNAAIQLARWAGATVITTVSGDEKAALATTAGAHHVVNYRTTDAAAEIRTIAPGGVDLVVEVAPAQNNALDLAVLRNHGTVAIYADNGGGTLAAPLLPAMWLNVRYQFVLLYPLDPELLRAAAEDVNAAVACGALRVGEQAGLPLHHFPLEQTAVAHDAVEAGAIGKVLVDVSEPEQRDVPAATPFSTTPTAYAVSPDSGRHWADEGAWPVAPGIHRIPLPLPSDVLKAVNVYAIETPSGLTLVDGGWAIKDAREVLERSLGLIGAGFGDIDRFLVTHVHRDHYSLAAEIGEEYGADVALGADEKATLDLLNDQGRPREETPFFASLVSAGAEDLARQWNNLHGAVPAQTEWRYPDTWLEGDHAIAVGARTLDAVHTPGHTAGHYVFAEKSAALLFAGDHVLPTITPSIGFTQPPAPDPLGDFMASLTKVRALPDLRLLPAHGPVAPSTHARIDELLAHHEVRLTKSLATLLARPLTAFEAAHQLGWTRHERSFDELDQFNQGIAAMETKAHLELLVARGLATRAISPEGVVLFTHTGRGAAR; from the coding sequence ATGCGTGCAGTGATCTACTCCGAGAACGGACCGTCGTCGGTCCTCAGTGTTGTTGACCGGCCCGATCCCGAGCCCGGGCCGGGTGAGGTGCGGGTGCGCGTCCTGCGGTCGGGGATCAACCCCACGGACTGGAAGTTCCGCTCGCGCTTTCCCCAGCCGTACGACGAGATCGTGCCCGGTCAGGACGGCGCCGGCCTCGTCGACGCCGTCGGCGAGGGGGTCGATGAGTTCTCGGTCGGCGACCGGGTCTGGCTCGTCCTCGCCCAGCACGGCCGCGCCCACGGCACCGCCGCCGACCACACGGTGCAGCCGGTCGAGCGCGTCTTCGCGCTGCCGGCTGGAGCTGACTTCGACCTCGGCGCGTCACTCGGCGTGCCCGCGATCACCGCTCACCGCGCGTTGACCTGTGCCCAGGACGGCCCGACTCGTCTTGCGCCCGGGGCTCTCACCGACCACGTCGTGCTCGTCGCGGGAGGCGCCGGAGCGGTCGGCAACGCCGCGATCCAGCTGGCCCGCTGGGCGGGCGCCACAGTCATCACCACCGTCTCCGGCGATGAGAAGGCAGCCCTGGCCACCACAGCCGGTGCACATCACGTCGTCAACTACCGCACCACCGACGCGGCAGCCGAGATCCGCACCATCGCACCCGGTGGCGTTGACCTCGTGGTGGAGGTAGCGCCCGCCCAGAACAACGCGCTCGACCTCGCCGTCCTGCGCAACCACGGGACAGTGGCCATCTACGCCGACAACGGCGGCGGCACCCTCGCGGCTCCCCTCCTGCCGGCCATGTGGCTCAACGTGCGCTACCAGTTCGTGCTGCTCTACCCACTCGATCCGGAGCTGCTCCGGGCTGCCGCCGAGGACGTGAACGCCGCCGTGGCATGCGGCGCACTGCGCGTCGGCGAGCAGGCCGGTCTCCCCCTGCACCACTTCCCTCTCGAGCAGACCGCGGTCGCCCACGACGCCGTGGAGGCCGGGGCGATCGGCAAGGTCCTGGTCGATGTCAGCGAGCCGGAGCAGCGCGACGTACCAGCTGCGACTCCGTTCAGCACCACGCCCACCGCGTACGCCGTCTCGCCGGACTCCGGCCGGCACTGGGCGGATGAGGGCGCGTGGCCGGTGGCGCCGGGCATCCACCGGATCCCGCTGCCCTTGCCGTCGGACGTCCTGAAAGCCGTCAACGTCTACGCGATCGAGACCCCGTCCGGCCTCACCCTCGTGGATGGCGGCTGGGCCATCAAGGACGCGCGCGAAGTGCTCGAGCGAAGCCTCGGCCTGATCGGCGCCGGCTTCGGCGACATCGACCGGTTCCTGGTCACGCACGTGCACCGCGACCACTACAGCCTGGCGGCCGAGATCGGCGAGGAGTACGGCGCGGACGTCGCCCTCGGCGCCGACGAGAAGGCCACCCTCGACCTGCTCAACGACCAGGGGCGTCCACGGGAGGAGACCCCGTTCTTCGCGAGCCTGGTCAGCGCGGGTGCCGAGGACCTGGCCCGACAGTGGAACAACCTCCACGGCGCCGTGCCCGCCCAGACCGAGTGGCGGTATCCGGACACCTGGCTGGAGGGCGACCACGCGATCGCCGTCGGTGCCCGGACCCTCGACGCGGTCCACACGCCGGGCCACACGGCGGGCCATTACGTCTTCGCGGAGAAATCAGCCGCGCTGCTGTTCGCGGGCGACCACGTCCTCCCGACCATCACTCCGTCGATCGGCTTCACCCAGCCGCCGGCACCCGACCCGCTGGGCGACTTCATGGCCTCGCTGACCAAGGTTCGGGCACTCCCCGACCTGAGGCTGCTGCCCGCCCACGGGCCGGTGGCGCCGTCGACCCACGCCCGCATCGACGAGTTGCTCGCGCACCACGAGGTGCGCCTGACCAAGAGCCTCGCGACCCTCCTCGCCCGTCCCCTCACCGCGTTCGAGGCCGCCCACCAGCTCGGCTGGACCCGGCACGAGCGCTCGTTCGACGAGCTCGACCAGTTCAACCAGGGCATCGCGGCGATGGAGACCAAGGCGCACCTGGAGCTGCTCGTCGCACGTGGTCTCGCCACGCGCGCGATCTCGCCTGAGGGCGTGGTGTTGTTCACCCACACCGGCCGCGGAGCAGCGCGCTGA
- a CDS encoding enoyl-CoA hydratase/isomerase family protein, with the protein MSLPESTEQFTLEDADGVLVVTFSSAPLNYLNVNSLDQLGKLVPVMSDPKYRAIVFQSKPEEVGNFTHFAVEELYELVVKAPETSRYAAEVVRQFKALLDQIAALPKVTIAALNGDTMGGGQELALACDIRIGERGDYRYGQPEVRLGIIPGAGGSQRLSRLIGLGKAVNMILRGRVVTPEEAQEMGITSELVDDAPARALEIAREIAQIPPVGIAKAKASIYKGFDTNIQAGFEMESLFWMEAMQSDDAKAAMINFLELSYEKRRDFIENGPFPASIGM; encoded by the coding sequence ATGTCTCTGCCGGAATCCACGGAACAGTTCACGTTGGAGGATGCCGACGGCGTCCTGGTCGTGACCTTCTCGTCCGCCCCCCTGAACTACCTCAACGTCAACAGCCTCGACCAGCTCGGCAAGCTGGTCCCGGTGATGTCTGACCCGAAGTACCGCGCGATCGTCTTCCAGTCGAAGCCCGAGGAGGTCGGCAACTTCACCCACTTCGCCGTCGAGGAGCTCTACGAGCTCGTCGTCAAGGCCCCCGAGACCTCCCGCTACGCAGCTGAGGTCGTGCGTCAGTTCAAGGCGCTGCTGGACCAGATCGCGGCGCTGCCGAAGGTGACCATCGCGGCACTCAACGGCGACACGATGGGCGGCGGCCAGGAGCTGGCGCTCGCGTGCGACATCCGCATCGGCGAGCGTGGCGACTACCGCTACGGCCAGCCCGAGGTCCGCCTCGGCATCATCCCGGGCGCGGGCGGAAGCCAGCGCCTCTCGCGCCTCATCGGCCTGGGCAAGGCCGTCAACATGATCCTGCGCGGCCGTGTGGTGACGCCGGAGGAGGCCCAGGAGATGGGCATCACCTCCGAGCTCGTCGACGACGCCCCGGCGCGCGCCCTCGAGATCGCGCGCGAGATCGCGCAGATCCCGCCCGTCGGCATCGCCAAGGCCAAGGCCTCGATCTACAAGGGCTTCGACACCAACATCCAGGCCGGCTTCGAGATGGAGAGCCTGTTCTGGATGGAGGCCATGCAGTCCGACGACGCCAAGGCGGCGATGATCAACTTCCTCGAGCTGTCCTACGAGAAGCGCCGTGACTTCATCGAGAACGGCCCGTTCCCGGCGAGCATCGGCATGTGA
- a CDS encoding winged helix-turn-helix transcriptional regulator has product MADHGRVNVFASPWDVELVAESLLGIRRFNDFQAALGISRHVLTLRLRHLVADGVMTRERYQSGPDRFEYALTDKGRDLVPVLMAMRQWSARWQSSSVEGRRGAGGGIQGS; this is encoded by the coding sequence GTGGCCGATCACGGTCGTGTGAACGTCTTTGCGAGCCCCTGGGATGTCGAGCTGGTGGCCGAGTCCCTGCTCGGGATCCGCAGGTTCAACGACTTCCAGGCTGCTCTCGGGATCTCCCGGCACGTGTTGACGCTTCGGTTGCGCCACCTCGTCGCCGACGGAGTCATGACCCGGGAGCGCTACCAGAGCGGGCCGGATCGGTTCGAGTACGCGCTCACCGACAAGGGACGCGACCTCGTCCCCGTCCTGATGGCGATGCGGCAGTGGTCAGCGCGCTGGCAGTCGTCCTCGGTGGAGGGCAGGAGAGGAGCCGGTGGTGGCATCCAGGGATCGTGA
- a CDS encoding MBL fold metallo-hydrolase — protein sequence MASRDRDCFGKTVEVSSGVYAYIQGDGSWWINNTGFLVGSRGVVSIDACSTEARTRAYLDAIDDLSDQPVRTLINTHHHGDHTFGNYLFPEATIVGQERSRAAIQAWGTPRSAPFWTEVEWGDIELAPPFLTFDESVTVYVDDLACKVMHMGVPAHTNNDAVAWLPERKVLFAGDLLFRDVTPFIFQGSLGGMLQTLSAVEELGAETIVPGHGPVSGPEIFGEVTSYLRFVQQVAADGIAAGLTPLEAARETDLGEFADLLDYERIVGNLHRAYSEARGEQWGTPLDAVAALEDMVIFNGGKPLSCHA from the coding sequence GTGGCATCCAGGGATCGTGACTGCTTCGGCAAGACCGTTGAAGTGAGCTCGGGCGTCTACGCCTACATCCAGGGCGACGGGAGCTGGTGGATCAACAACACCGGCTTTCTGGTTGGCTCACGCGGAGTCGTGAGCATCGATGCCTGCTCGACGGAAGCCCGCACCCGGGCGTATCTGGACGCGATCGATGACCTCAGCGATCAGCCCGTCCGCACCTTGATCAACACCCACCACCACGGTGACCACACCTTCGGGAACTACCTGTTTCCCGAAGCCACCATCGTGGGCCAGGAGCGGTCGCGCGCTGCCATCCAGGCCTGGGGCACGCCGAGGTCCGCGCCGTTCTGGACCGAGGTCGAGTGGGGCGACATCGAGCTCGCGCCACCTTTCCTGACCTTTGACGAGTCCGTGACGGTCTACGTCGATGACCTCGCGTGCAAGGTGATGCACATGGGCGTGCCGGCGCACACGAACAACGATGCGGTGGCCTGGCTGCCCGAGCGCAAGGTCCTCTTCGCGGGAGATCTCCTCTTTCGCGATGTCACGCCGTTCATCTTCCAGGGCTCGCTGGGCGGCATGCTGCAGACCCTGTCCGCCGTCGAGGAGCTCGGTGCCGAGACGATCGTTCCCGGTCATGGTCCGGTCAGTGGGCCGGAGATCTTCGGAGAGGTGACCAGCTACCTCCGGTTCGTGCAGCAGGTTGCCGCCGACGGCATCGCGGCTGGCCTCACCCCGCTCGAGGCCGCCCGTGAAACCGACCTCGGCGAGTTCGCGGATCTCCTCGACTACGAGCGGATCGTCGGGAACCTCCACCGCGCGTACTCGGAGGCGCGGGGCGAGCAGTGGGGGACTCCGCTCGACGCCGTGGCGGCACTCGAGGACATGGTCATCTTCAACGGCGGCAAGCCGCTGAGCTGCCACGCCTGA
- a CDS encoding AraC family transcriptional regulator has product MRDSDLPIRAGILRGLPALVTELGGEGDALLAAYGFDAEQIAQHDAFVSLRRVEQLLEDGASRLGVPDLGLRMAAQQDLHILGPLAIAMENAATVGDALLSADRFLFVLSPALSHEVIADPLGNQSLVALRYASTTGTVSPQSIDYGLGLVHRVVSVVSGGGSYGLRSVQLPHGRIAPEAVYREYFGADVSFDSPEAILRIPRQLLGVPVVGGNEVLRDIAVDFLESHFGQDEVPMTDLVLAILEGQPGPDRPDLAKVARLLSLHPRSLQRLLVAEGAGFKELVDRVRREQARKLIRTTKMSFSQIAVQVGLREQSSLTRAVQRWFGTSPSALRRDADDASR; this is encoded by the coding sequence TTGCGCGACAGTGACCTGCCGATTCGGGCGGGCATCCTGCGCGGTCTTCCGGCGCTGGTCACCGAGCTCGGCGGCGAGGGCGACGCGCTCCTCGCGGCGTACGGATTCGATGCCGAGCAGATCGCCCAGCACGACGCTTTCGTCAGCCTGCGAAGGGTCGAGCAGCTCCTGGAGGACGGCGCGAGCCGTCTCGGTGTGCCTGACCTCGGCCTCCGCATGGCCGCCCAGCAGGACCTGCACATCCTGGGTCCGCTGGCGATCGCGATGGAGAACGCGGCGACCGTCGGGGACGCTCTTCTTTCGGCGGACCGGTTCCTGTTCGTGCTCAGTCCGGCGCTGTCGCACGAGGTGATCGCGGACCCGCTGGGGAACCAGTCGCTCGTCGCACTTCGCTACGCGAGTACGACGGGCACGGTGTCGCCGCAGTCGATCGACTACGGCCTGGGTCTGGTCCACCGGGTGGTGTCGGTGGTCAGCGGTGGTGGGTCCTACGGGCTGCGGTCAGTGCAGCTGCCACACGGGAGGATCGCGCCCGAGGCGGTCTATCGGGAGTACTTCGGTGCCGACGTGTCGTTCGACAGCCCTGAAGCGATCCTGCGGATTCCGAGGCAGCTTCTGGGCGTCCCGGTCGTCGGTGGCAACGAGGTGCTGCGGGACATCGCTGTCGATTTCCTGGAGTCCCACTTCGGCCAGGACGAGGTCCCGATGACTGACCTCGTCCTCGCAATTCTCGAGGGCCAGCCCGGGCCGGACCGGCCCGACCTCGCCAAGGTTGCTCGCTTGCTGAGCCTGCACCCGCGATCGCTCCAGCGGCTCCTGGTCGCTGAGGGGGCCGGGTTCAAGGAACTCGTCGACCGGGTTCGCCGCGAGCAGGCACGCAAGCTGATCAGGACGACCAAGATGTCGTTCTCGCAGATCGCGGTCCAGGTCGGGTTGCGCGAGCAGTCGAGCCTGACCCGGGCTGTGCAGCGATGGTTCGGCACGTCGCCTTCTGCGCTACGCCGCGACGCGGACGACGCCTCCCGCTGA
- a CDS encoding NADP-dependent oxidoreductase translates to MKAFVVTHYGPDGLEAAEVPAPEVGPHDVLVEVRAASINPLDKMVRNGEFKQLIKYKRPFVLGHDVAGVVTRVGGEVHDFKVGDEVWSRPRDLRIGTFAEQIAIDAADVALKPTSLSFEEAAAVPLVALAAWQALVDVAAIRAGQKVLVHAGAGGLGSTVIQVAKHLGAYVATTASTRDIEKVRDLGADEVVDYTQADLADVLSGYDVVVDSLGLASLEKSLTVLKPGGLAISVVGPPDPHFAVQLGQPVLKPVMAIMSRKIRSRARKHGVRYSFLFMKASGAQLTTLAALYDTGILRPVLDRTFGFAETIEAMAYVEQGKAKGKIVVTR, encoded by the coding sequence ATGAAGGCCTTCGTCGTCACCCACTACGGCCCCGATGGACTGGAGGCGGCCGAGGTCCCGGCGCCGGAGGTCGGCCCCCACGACGTGCTCGTCGAGGTGCGGGCGGCGAGCATCAACCCGCTCGACAAGATGGTCCGCAACGGCGAGTTCAAGCAGCTGATCAAGTACAAGCGGCCGTTCGTTCTCGGCCACGACGTCGCCGGAGTCGTGACCCGCGTGGGTGGCGAGGTCCACGACTTCAAGGTCGGCGACGAGGTCTGGTCCCGTCCGCGCGACCTGCGGATCGGGACCTTCGCCGAGCAGATCGCCATCGACGCCGCTGACGTCGCCCTGAAGCCGACGTCACTCTCGTTCGAGGAGGCCGCCGCCGTCCCGCTCGTCGCCCTCGCCGCCTGGCAGGCCCTGGTCGACGTCGCTGCCATCAGGGCCGGCCAGAAGGTCCTGGTCCACGCCGGCGCCGGCGGCCTCGGCTCCACCGTGATCCAGGTCGCGAAGCACCTCGGTGCGTACGTCGCGACGACGGCCAGCACCAGGGACATCGAGAAGGTCCGCGACCTCGGCGCCGACGAGGTCGTCGACTACACGCAGGCCGACCTCGCCGATGTCCTGTCGGGGTACGACGTCGTGGTGGACTCGCTCGGTCTCGCCAGCCTCGAGAAGTCGCTGACCGTGCTCAAGCCCGGTGGCCTGGCAATCAGCGTCGTCGGTCCACCCGATCCCCACTTCGCAGTGCAGCTCGGCCAGCCGGTCCTCAAGCCGGTCATGGCGATCATGAGTCGCAAGATCCGCTCCCGCGCGAGGAAGCACGGCGTGCGCTACTCGTTCCTCTTCATGAAGGCGAGCGGCGCGCAGCTGACGACGCTCGCTGCGCTCTACGACACCGGCATCCTCCGCCCGGTCCTCGACCGCACCTTCGGTTTCGCGGAGACGATCGAGGCGATGGCCTACGTCGAGCAGGGCAAGGCCAAGGGCAAGATCGTGGTCACTCGCTGA
- a CDS encoding TetR/AcrR family transcriptional regulator has protein sequence MARYSPEHKEATRRRMIETAGRRFKSDGIDGSGIATLVADAGLTNGAFYGHFSSKDDLIASVVAQQLEDQVAVVNSLPPGLESVEGFLRWYLSPDHRADLAGGCPSAALLDEIGRCDVAVREAYTDGAAAMIQAIVRHLDGGDAQRTEERAIGLFSLLVGSLQAARAVTDPELSDRILAAAYSNAMTLATAPLTSARPTDQDTE, from the coding sequence ATGGCCCGCTACAGCCCGGAGCACAAGGAAGCCACCCGCCGCCGGATGATCGAGACCGCCGGCCGTCGGTTCAAGAGCGATGGCATCGACGGCTCCGGCATCGCGACCCTGGTCGCGGACGCCGGCCTGACCAACGGCGCCTTCTACGGCCACTTCTCCTCGAAGGACGACCTCATCGCCTCCGTCGTCGCGCAGCAGCTCGAGGACCAGGTCGCGGTGGTCAACTCCCTGCCCCCGGGGCTCGAGTCGGTCGAGGGGTTCCTGCGTTGGTACCTCTCCCCCGACCATCGCGCTGATCTTGCCGGCGGCTGCCCGTCCGCAGCGCTGCTGGACGAGATCGGCCGTTGCGACGTGGCTGTCCGGGAGGCCTACACCGACGGGGCTGCCGCGATGATCCAGGCGATCGTCCGCCACCTCGACGGGGGCGACGCGCAGCGCACCGAGGAGCGTGCGATCGGGCTCTTCTCGCTGCTGGTCGGCTCACTCCAGGCCGCCCGCGCCGTGACCGACCCCGAGCTGTCCGACCGCATCCTCGCCGCGGCGTACTCCAATGCGATGACCCTCGCCACGGCTCCACTCACCTCCGCACGCCCCACAGATCAGGACACCGAATGA
- a CDS encoding AraC family transcriptional regulator, whose amino-acid sequence MTQVRSAPPSVAKQGTSFDELDARWRDAVHDRLAPMDLRSTGAIPGVGSLEARDLGDLLITDWQCPEAEGVRSTSAARNDADALVLFTVTTGRQIIQTPEKTVVLRPGVLLVMSTRATGNFVIPEAATKRTLRVPLTALAPYDTGVGIPDFLLLDTRENRLAQLTQDFMSGVDAQLDRLTPTEVEGARGALLTLIAGMIRSGHAPDVNETDFLPFLRKQMERWIADHVTEGVIRVGDLAAAYNVAARTVHRAFAATGDTMGSVVRAHRLAAARNDLVHTAASVAAIAHRWGFCDASHLGREFRREFAMSPGDYRAAHGIA is encoded by the coding sequence ATGACCCAAGTCCGATCCGCACCCCCTTCCGTCGCGAAGCAGGGAACCTCGTTCGACGAGCTCGACGCGCGCTGGCGCGACGCCGTCCACGACCGCCTCGCACCCATGGACCTGAGATCCACCGGAGCGATCCCGGGGGTCGGCTCACTGGAGGCGCGGGACCTGGGCGACCTGCTGATCACGGACTGGCAGTGCCCCGAGGCCGAGGGCGTGCGGAGCACCTCCGCAGCCAGGAACGACGCCGACGCACTCGTGCTGTTCACCGTGACGACGGGTCGCCAGATCATCCAGACGCCCGAGAAGACCGTGGTCCTGCGACCCGGCGTGCTCCTGGTGATGAGCACCCGCGCCACGGGAAACTTCGTCATCCCGGAGGCTGCGACCAAGCGCACCCTCCGAGTGCCGCTCACGGCCCTGGCTCCCTACGACACCGGGGTGGGCATCCCGGACTTCCTGTTGCTGGACACGAGGGAGAACCGGCTGGCACAGCTGACCCAGGACTTCATGTCCGGGGTCGATGCCCAGCTCGACCGGCTGACGCCGACCGAGGTCGAGGGCGCACGGGGCGCACTGCTGACCCTGATCGCCGGGATGATCCGCTCGGGGCACGCGCCCGACGTCAACGAGACCGACTTCCTGCCCTTCCTGCGCAAGCAGATGGAGCGGTGGATCGCCGATCACGTGACCGAGGGCGTGATCCGGGTCGGTGACCTGGCCGCGGCGTACAACGTCGCGGCGCGCACCGTCCACCGCGCCTTCGCGGCGACGGGCGACACCATGGGATCGGTCGTCCGCGCCCACCGACTCGCAGCGGCGCGCAACGACCTGGTGCACACAGCAGCGTCCGTCGCCGCCATCGCGCACCGATGGGGTTTCTGCGACGCGAGCCACCTCGGGCGTGAGTTCCGCCGGGAGTTCGCGATGTCTCCGGGTGACTACCGGGCAGCTCACGGCATCGCCTGA
- a CDS encoding alpha/beta hydrolase → MTRENIEFTGEAGVTLRGWFYPAENATGPAPTVVMTHGMTAVKELYLDDYAEYFAAAGLNVVVYDHRNYGESDGLPRQETDPILQHRDIRNAISYASTRPEVDAARIGVWGTSFAGGHALLVAAIDKRVKAVVSQVPFISGSKSFAAQVPLGHAAHVRDQFNGDRLNRFTGGEPAILAAVTDDPAGQAMMPAPDAYEWFTKGAANRAPNWKNEVTARSLEWASEYEPGSYISRISPTPLLMLVADNDTVAPFQFALDAFEEARQPKELKVVSGGHFDAYGGPGFEECASAARDHFVKHLGA, encoded by the coding sequence ATGACTCGCGAGAACATCGAATTCACCGGCGAAGCCGGGGTCACCCTGCGTGGTTGGTTCTACCCGGCGGAGAACGCCACGGGCCCCGCTCCCACCGTCGTGATGACGCACGGGATGACGGCGGTCAAGGAGCTCTACCTCGACGACTACGCGGAGTACTTCGCGGCCGCTGGCCTCAACGTGGTCGTCTACGACCACCGCAACTACGGCGAGAGCGACGGCCTCCCCCGCCAGGAGACCGACCCGATCCTCCAGCACCGCGACATCCGCAACGCGATCAGCTACGCCAGCACGCGGCCCGAGGTCGACGCCGCGCGGATCGGCGTGTGGGGCACCAGCTTCGCCGGCGGCCACGCCCTCCTCGTCGCGGCGATCGACAAGCGGGTCAAGGCCGTCGTGTCCCAGGTGCCGTTCATCTCGGGCTCCAAGTCCTTTGCGGCACAGGTCCCCCTCGGTCACGCAGCTCACGTCCGCGACCAGTTCAACGGCGACCGGCTGAACCGGTTCACCGGTGGCGAGCCCGCGATTCTTGCGGCAGTGACGGACGACCCTGCCGGTCAGGCGATGATGCCGGCCCCCGACGCCTACGAGTGGTTCACCAAGGGCGCCGCCAACCGCGCACCCAACTGGAAGAACGAAGTCACCGCCCGCAGCCTGGAGTGGGCCTCGGAATACGAGCCGGGCAGCTACATCAGCCGGATCTCGCCGACTCCCCTTCTGATGCTCGTCGCCGACAACGACACAGTCGCTCCCTTCCAGTTCGCGCTCGACGCCTTCGAGGAGGCCCGCCAGCCCAAGGAGCTGAAGGTCGTCTCCGGTGGCCACTTCGACGCCTACGGCGGCCCGGGCTTCGAGGAGTGCGCTTCCGCGGCGCGCGACCACTTCGTCAAGCACCTCGGCGCCTGA
- a CDS encoding MBL fold metallo-hydrolase, with protein sequence MTTRRLTYEVLVVDGQPIPGRPAPDGSPSMWSPTSATLICGDHSAVLIDGLTTREHAQALVDWIARRGLRLQTIYITHGHGDHFFGLGPLVAQHPGVQVVALPEVIAHMEEQTSPAVYDALWRPLFGEQIPDEIVVASPLEGNVIELEGHELVVHRAGHTDRSDTTYVHVPDLDLVVAGDIVYNGVFPYTVETDRASREEWRTALADIAALGPQHVVAGHKAPTASDDPRHVTETRKFLDDLDAALDSGSPAEEIFDSLIETHHERLNRTALWVGISFNIRDRDRPTANKE encoded by the coding sequence ATGACCACACGACGACTGACATACGAGGTGCTGGTCGTGGATGGCCAGCCGATCCCCGGTCGCCCTGCGCCCGACGGGTCGCCGAGCATGTGGTCGCCCACGTCAGCGACGTTGATCTGCGGTGATCACAGCGCGGTCCTCATCGATGGCCTCACCACCCGCGAGCACGCGCAGGCCCTCGTCGACTGGATCGCACGGCGCGGCCTCAGGCTGCAGACGATCTACATCACCCATGGGCACGGCGACCACTTCTTCGGCCTCGGACCGCTCGTCGCGCAACACCCCGGCGTCCAGGTCGTCGCGCTGCCCGAGGTCATTGCGCACATGGAGGAGCAGACCTCCCCGGCGGTGTACGACGCTCTGTGGCGGCCACTCTTCGGCGAGCAGATCCCCGACGAGATCGTCGTGGCCTCCCCGCTGGAGGGCAACGTGATCGAGCTCGAGGGACACGAGCTGGTCGTGCACCGCGCGGGCCACACCGACCGCTCGGACACGACGTACGTCCACGTCCCCGACCTGGATCTCGTGGTGGCCGGCGACATCGTCTACAACGGCGTCTTTCCCTACACCGTCGAGACCGATCGCGCCTCGCGCGAGGAATGGCGCACAGCGCTCGCCGACATCGCAGCACTCGGGCCGCAGCACGTCGTCGCGGGCCACAAGGCTCCGACCGCCAGTGACGATCCCCGGCACGTCACCGAGACCCGCAAGTTCCTCGACGACCTCGACGCTGCGCTCGACTCGGGCTCGCCTGCCGAGGAGATCTTCGACAGCCTGATCGAGACGCACCACGAGCGGCTCAACCGGACCGCGCTGTGGGTCGGCATCAGCTTCAACATCCGGGACCGCGACCGTCCAACCGCCAACAAGGAATGA